In Colletotrichum destructivum chromosome 1, complete sequence, the sequence ACTCGGaccgcaccgccgcctcccaggGCGGGGACTCGACGCCCGCGGCTGAGGCTACGTCCGAGTCCGcgaccgccggcgccgaggagaagatcgatatcgacacGGACGTGACGGCCGCAGCCAAGATCATGTCCCTCGACGACTTCAGAAGCGGCCTGCAGTCGGCCCTCGAATCCacccgcggcggccgcgagcACTTCAagtccgccgtcgaccgcatcgccgccttcggccCCCGCCGCACGGGTCCCAACCTCCTCATCGACTCGACCAAGGAGGGCCTCCTCACCAAGCTCTTCTCCCCGTTCGCCGAGCGCGAAGGATCCGCGGCGCcgcaggccgacgaggccctccgcCCCGTCCACGTTGCCGACAAGATCCCCTACGCCTTCCAGCTTGCGACTGCCCAGGGCCCGCTCTGCCACGAGCCCGTCCAGGGTATTGCCGTCTtcatcgaggacgtcgtcatcaacgccgcagaggacgacgagcccgccTCGGCCCCGACTGCGCGCGACCGCCTCCCCCGCCTCACGGGCGAAGTCATCAAGACCGTCACGGCCTCCCTGCGCGCCGGCATGCTCGACTGGTCGCCgcggctgatgctggcgCTGTACACGGTCGAGATCCAGGCATCgaccgaggtcctcggccgcgtctACGACGTGCTCacgcgccgccgcggccgcgtccttgccgaggccatgaaggAGGGCACGCCCTTCTTCACGATCCAGGCCGTGCTTCCCGTCGCCGAGTCCTTTggcttcgccgacgagatgcGCAAGCGCACGAGCGGCGCCGCGCAGCCCCAGCTCATCTTCGCCGGCtacgaggtcctcgacgaggacccaTTCTGGGTGCCCTTcaccgaggacgacctggaggacctcggcgagctggccgacaaggagaacgtcGCCAAGCGGTACATGGACGGCGtgcggaggaagaagggccTGTTGGTCGAGGGGAGGAACGTGGCGAGGGATGCCGAAAAGCAGAAAACGCTGAAGAGGTAGCGATGTTGTCgtgaagagagggagaccAGGCGGCGGGGAAAAGAAATGATTAGGAAAGTAGACGTAGACTACGTTCAACGAGAGATTGAAGCGATGAAACCTTAACAACGAAACATTTGTTCTGTCGAAAGTTCAGTTTTACCCTGGTTCAATGTTGAGACTCCCGCGTCGTCGATAGAAATACCTCTCAACGGATAAAAAACAAATACACGCatattttcttcttcacaGATAACATCTCATGAAGCACAATACATTGTTTGTACTTTGTATTTCATTCCGTTTGCCTGTCATTGTCTATCTAGCATCTCATGGACGGACCGAACCACACACCCAACCGCCAACGGCACGCCCAACACACCGCCCAACACACCGCCTTACCAGTCTCACCCTCCGTTCTTTCCATTCGGTCCATTTTCCAGTCCATCGCCATCAATCATTCTGTGGTATCGGAGGGGAAAGAGAAAGcaggagagaagagggtgACAAAATGGTCGTCTCAGACAAGATACGCAAGGGTTAGTTGTAtaaaggaggaagaaggaagaagggTTGAGAGGCAATGAACCGTCAGACGTAATACGACCATCCATACATCATTCAAAATTCCCATTATCATACCTGGGAGAGGACGAGTTCATCTATCGTTGCACTGCGCGTCGGATTCTGCTAAGAAAAGAGACCGATgaaagatggagagagaggagtCGAGAGTGCTAGTAGAAAAACTGTGGTTGAGATTTCTGTGTGAATTCCCTACGCTCCCTTTTTATCACTGGGAGCAGAAAAACCCTGGCGGATAGGTTTCGCTGATCTCTAGACCCTTCAAACGGAGGTTCCGAGTACAacagaggagggagaggagaacaaaggaaaagagagagaataatgagaaggggaagaaaaacaaCATGGTCATGAGCCCCCTTTCCTTCCAGCATCCCATGAGCCGCCAACTTTTTTAGTAACCACTTCGCAAACTCCGATGAATGCGTGCGAGAGTGCGCGCCTTCTCCAGTCGTTGAGAGTCGAGGAGACCTTGTCTTGTCCACGATGTATGTCGAGCCATCGGAGACAAGGACCGCAGAGGGTGTGCCGAGatcaaaagaaaaagggatGTTTTATCACCCTTCAGCGGATCCGAAATGAGCCAGATGTAGTTCGTTGGAGGAGAGCAAAGTATCGAGAACGAGGAGAATCATGCCCTTCAAGCCCCAAGTAAGCGGTTCGTGCCGTAAAGTCGTTCGTCAGAATCGTATTCGGAGTCATCTGGGTATATGTGACGAGAGATATCGTCTAGGCCGCGCATGCAGACACGCGGGCGCATCTTCTCAGCGACAAATGCCGACTCAACCCCACCGGGTCCGGCTGGACGCTGAAGGATGAATGGACTGCGCACGCCCGCCCTCTAGGCGGCGCCCCGAGGGCCAACGTTGCGACGGCCCTTGTTGGGGACCGTGGTCCAACCGTCGTCCTCCACAGGCGCATCCGAGTCGGCAGCCTCAGCGGTCGCCGAAGCAGGCGACGACTGCTTCTCGGGCGCAGGGCCGTTGGAGCGAGGGGGGCGACCACCCTCGAAGCGACCACCGCCGCGGGGGCCGCCGCGACCACCGCGAGGTCCGGAGGGGGGACCACGGGGAGCGCCAGCCGATCTCCAGCTGTTGGCCTCGGCAGCGCGAGACTTGGGTGCCTCCTTGGGCTCCCTTGGCTCTCTGGGCTCTCTGGGCTCTCTGGGCTCCCTAGGCTCTCTGGATCGGACGGGAGCCTTCTGCTCGTCAGAGCCGCTGGCCTCCTTAGGGGCATCTCCCTCCTTGGGGGCCTGTTCCTTGGGGGCCTCAGCCTCTGCCTCCTTGGCAGCCTCCGCCTTGGCAGCCTCCTCGCGCTCGCCGTTagccttggcggcggcctcttGGGCAGCCTTCTCCTcagcctccttggcggcAGCTTCCTTGGCAAGACGGCGCTCCTCCTTagccttctcctcggcctcacgcttctccttcagctgttgctgcttcttctcctcaaTCAGACGCTCCTTTGCGGCCGTGTCGATGGGACGAGCGGCACCAAAGGGGCTGGCCTTGGAGTCGGAGCTGGTGGCAGAAGCGGCATCGGGAGCCTCGGACACGGTGCGCTTGGCCAGGTTCAGCTTGGGACGGCCAACAGGGGCAGCGGGGGCAGCCGCGGGCGAAGATGGggcctcgctgccgtcgcgAGACTGGCTGGCGGACTTGCCAGAGGCGTCGGGGCGCATGTTGGATCTCCACTGGTTGTCCTTCTCGGCAGCAGTCGGCACACGCTCAGGGCGGGGAGGGCGAGAGTCCTGGCGGTCCTGGCGGGGCGCCTGACCTTCACCCCAAGCGGCGGGGGACTGGTGGCGGTCGCGGAACTCACGGGGTCCATCGTTGGTACGGGGACGGCTGCCTTCGCGGGAGCCATCCTCCTTGGGAGCGACGGGAGAAAGGGGGCCTCTGCGCTCCCAGTTGCCAAAGTCACGGACTttgccatcatcctcgcgGGGCTCGCGGGGCTCGCGGGGGCCACGGCGCTCGCCAAAGTCGGAGGGACGGCGGTCATTTCCACCACGGCCAGGCAAGTCGGGAAGGGGTCCCTTACGGGACCAGTCGCTGAAGTCGCGGTTGGACTCACCGCCACGGTCACCACTACGGGCTGATGTCCTGTCAATAATTGCGAATGTCATTTGTTCAGCGAGAGAGGGTACTCACGAGGGTCGGCAATCTTGATTCTGATGGCACGTCCCTGGAAGGTCTGGCCGTCCAGAGTCAGAGCCTGCTTCAGTCCCTCGAGATCCTTGAACTCGGCGTAGGCGAAACCCTTGgggcgctgctgctcgcgGTCCTCGATAATACGGACGCTGACAATATCGCATCCCTCGAAGAACTCGTTGACAGTCTCCTCAGTGGCATCGTACGACAGGTTGCCGAGGTGAGCGGTGTAAGGGGGTCTCTCGGGAAGCTTCTGGGGAAGGTTTTCGCGGATGGAAGAGTAGCCACCGTAGTCTCCTGTAAAACGAAGGTTAGACTAAGCGTTTGCATTTACAACTGACCGAGCTGCCGACTCACTTCGCTCGGAAcgatcgccgccggcgccggcgccgctaCCCCAGCCACCTTGGCTGGGACGGTAGCCTGCGCGGTCGGTGGCGGGCAGAGCCTGAGTGCCTGCAAACAAATATCAGTAGGGAAGAACGCATCGGTCAGAGGCGGGGTCGCCGAGCAGTCGCATACCGGCTACAAAAGTGTCAGCAAGAATCATCAGGAGAGTTTGTCAACGGCAAAAACTCACTGTACGTATCCTCGACCTCATCAGCCCATGAGCCTCCGTAGCCTTTTAGTCCAGATGTCAGTCCATATCCACCATGTGCGCAACAAATCGGTCGTTCAGGCTGAACGACAGAGCCGATTGAGTCGGCCATCGGGTGTCTGCAGGGAGACAGGCGCCTGTCGGCATAGAAAGGGGGGCTGCGACTGACTTGAGTCCTGGAGGAAATCGCCAAGGGCCATCTTGAcctgctccttcttcttgggcgcTATGATGAAACGGTTAGCACTGGTACAGCTTCGAGACGACGCAGTGTACTCTGCGACAAAGGGACAGCCGGGTACGAACCCATGATTGCGGTGTTGAGGCGGCTTCGCGCGTCGAGTGAAATCGATGCGCGATGCGGGGGAAGTTCGTAGGGAGGCCGAACGGTGCGGCTTGTTTCGCTAGGGGTTgcgggaggaggtggtggtggtgcggaGAGAGCAAGCGAAGAGAAGGCTGGATATCTCCGAGGGATATTCCGTAGGATTAGATGCCGTCCCTTTTGGTGTCTAGGCACGGAGGGGGGGATCTCTTGTACTGGAGAAGACGGTCGGTCGTCGGATGGCGATACGTCAGAGGGGGATACGATAGACTTGAATGGCCCAGCTTGCGGTGATTTGCTGGGGCTGGAGTCTTTGGAGGAAAGGTCGAAGTTTTACCCGCGCAAGCAGgaggcagaagcagaagggTGGTTGAAAGTTTGTGAGGGTTGGATAATTTTCTGGGAGTGGGAGGCACTAGCCCCGCTGCGGCCTAGCTTTGTTTTTCTACCTAGCGCCCCGCCAAAGACGCTTGGGCCAGCTACGCTGGGAAAACCCCGTGATTGAACAATCCCATTTTTGGAGAGGGGCTTCCGGTCATCATAGTCATCACTGGGGGCCTGCTCACTCTGTTTCTGGTAACTTCACTGGGGCGCTCAGCGGCTGCGCGCCCCTCCCAACCCCTCCAACCACCCCCAGTCCTTTCACTGAAAGGTGCCCTGTGCACAACTGGCAAGACCATGTCTGTCCTTTCACTTAGCGGATGGATGGTCAAGGTCATCAGcagaaaggaaagaaaaaaaaggaagaaaaagggaaTTGTGAATGATGTTTCAACACCCCACCTTCCATGCATCTACCTGATATGCACAGGTTGAAACTTCACAAAACACATTCGAAGTACATGTGCACCTCGCCTATTTGTCTACACCCCGTTTAATGCATTATCGGCTTGGATGAAAGCTTCCCAACTGCATCTATGTGTATAGCCTCAGCTGCCACTGGTATATATACGTCTATTCCAGCAACATCTCGCCGCAACCTGTTGCTACTTCCACAATGACTGATGATGCGAGAGACAACACCCCGGATCAGCGTGGCCGGCAGCGTCGgggcctgctgccgcctGGCCTAGTTGATCTCATGGGTCCGCCCCTGAAGGTCGGCGCCTTGACAGGTGAGTGACATATTGAAAGAGATCGTCATCCTGAGACTTGCCCTCCAGCGGTTACTTCAACTGTTTTGTTCTCAAATAATGGCACAGCTAACACATCGTTATCCAGGAACCATCGGCATGTTCAGTGGTATCGCTGCAGGCATCATCCGCGACTCCACGCCAGCTCTGTTCGCTCTGGCATCCGGTATCCAGTGGTTTGCCCTCGGCTCAAGTTATTGGCGTAAGTTGTCTTGTGATCTCGTTCTCGAGGACCAATTGCTGACCTGTTTGTGCCAGTCTCGAGGACTGTGGTGATGAGCGCGTGGGGCGGCGAAGCGACGCTCCCCAATTCTTCCAAGGTCCAAGCCAGTGCTGTTGCGGGAGGCACGGCAGGCATGGTCGGAGGTTTGATCCGTAAGTTCTCCTGTTTCGACTGGTTCTCGTCACGTCTGACGACTTGCAGGTGGCCCGAAAAACATCATCCCCGGAGTGCTCGTTTTCTCGCTCATCGGGGGAACCGGCCAGGCATTCTACAACAGCATGCAAGGCCGGCCCGAGACCAccgagaagaggaagagcaTCTTCGAGTCGAGCTGGAGCCCGCTCAAGAAGCTCTCGGACGACGAGTACCGCAATATGATTGAGGAAAAGATGCTCAagatcgacgccgagatcgccctcatcgacgacaagatTGCTGAGCTGCGCTCAGCAAAGGAGGCCAaccctccgccgcctcgccagGAGCCGCCTCAGCAgccaccgccatcaacgAGTTGAGCCGGCGTATGGTCATCCCCATGTACAACATTTGTCAACACTGTAATTGTACCATGTACCAACAAGCACATAGCAGTTTCAGACCATTGCTGTTTGCTTCTCTCGTCTTGGTTAATACTTTATCACTTTATCCTTCTTTcagaggccgtcgccgtatGTATAAGACATATCGCTTGGTTATCCCATTGTCTTTGTCCATCTGCAATAGAAGGGTTGTCTGTGTTAGGAGTCTCCCAATCGATTCAGTCGCTGCCTACAAGGCATGCGTCGGCCAGGCGTACGGATATCACTTGTTTTGTGTTTGCAGCTTATTCCTGGCCGGCCACCTCCATGTTGAATCTctcgggggagggggggttcttTACCCCGGACCGTCCAAGTTTCCAGAGTTCCCGCCGGGTGGTGCAGGTGCAGAATCCGGGCCAGGTTTGGGCTGGAAGGAATTCATCAGAAATGCCATCGTTTTATACTTGCCACGATCATCCCAAGAATTCCCAGTTGGGTTTCTTGAGGCACAATCTACCAGAGCATGGTCTTGCAACAGCCCCTCACGCCCTTGGCCGTGAAAGTTCCCAGCATTGACTGGCATTGTGCCAGTAATAATGAAGCTCTTGCCGGCAATCCCACGTCAgtcatcggcctcgatggcagCATACGGCTCGCCTTCCTGCATGTTCGGCCCGTGCTGTAAAAAAGAATGTTCTGAGCCTCTAATTATCAACCGGCCAGAGGATATGATCTATTGTCCGCTTGATGTTCTGCACTGTGCTCGGAAAACCAAGCGTTCTGGAGACCCCAGGAGAATATGTCTAAGGTCTCGGCATACCAGAGCCTGTTTGACGGGGAGTGGACTCCATCGAGGAGCGCTGTTCGTGGCAGGCACTGGAACCCGTCACGGGTATAACGTCTGTCTGCATTGTGGGCATGAGAGGATACCATACGCCGAATCGAGCATCCGCGTAAACCAGCAGGGCGGCCAGAGAATACGCCAGCATGAGTGTGAAGCCTGGCCTGACGCATCCACTCGGGCCCATGAAATCGAATGTTACACCCTATGGCTTTCGGGCAAAGGGTCCAGACTCACAACTCCAAACCAACTCGTCTGCATGCCATTCGGTGGGATATGCTCGATTCAATAATTGTTGGCAATAACAGAAACACGATGGATCGCACGCCAACATGGATCGGTGTCAGGGAGTCAAAGGCCCAGCAGCTAGCCAAGACACTCAAGGGGTGGGGGGATGGACCGACCATAAGCTTGCAAAAAGTGAACCATGATGAGGCCGGGCGTGGGTTGACTCTAACCAGAGCAGACGGGAGGGACCGACCGGCTTTCTCCTGGTCCCTGCGCACATCTACACCCCTTGCCCGGCTTATCTCAGCCACCGAGATACCATCTCCGTCATCGACGTATCCATGTCACGGGGTGCCGGGAGGCTGGATCTGGGAAACCCGAAGCCATGGAAGGGAACAGACGGACGAACAGGGCCGGGGGAGGGCAGATGATACTTTGTTAAGGGGGCCGGAGAGCGGCCTGCGGCATGTTGGGTAGTGAGTGCAGTTCGTGCTGGAAGGTCAGGTCAAGAGCAGCCCAGCAGCCCTAGCTTCGGCGCTACAACGTCTCATCTAATGCATGAGCGCTCTAGGCCGACGGAGCACGGCCCCTTGATGCAGTTGATGCAAGTAATTGTTGAATGATGAATCCCCCATCCC encodes:
- a CDS encoding Putative RNA recognition motif domain, nucleotide-binding alpha-beta plait domain superfamily, whose protein sequence is MAPKKKEQVKMALGDFLQDSSYGGSWADEVEDTYSTQALPATDRAGYRPSQGGWGSGAGAGGDRSERRDYGGYSSIRENLPQKLPERPPYTAHLGNLSYDATEETVNEFFEGCDIVSVRIIEDREQQRPKGFAYAEFKDLEGLKQALTLDGQTFQGRAIRIKIADPPRSGDRGGESNRDFSDWSRKGPLPDLPGRGGNDRRPSDFGERRGPREPREPREDDGKVRDFGNWERRGPLSPVAPKEDGSREGSRPRTNDGPREFRDRHQSPAAWGEGQAPRQDRQDSRPPRPERVPTAAEKDNQWRSNMRPDASGKSASQSRDGSEAPSSPAAAPAAPVGRPKLNLAKRTVSEAPDAASATSSDSKASPFGAARPIDTAAKERLIEEKKQQQLKEKREAEEKAKEERRLAKEAAAKEAEEKAAQEAAAKANGEREEAAKAEAAKEAEAEAPKEQAPKEGDAPKEASGSDEQKAPVRSREPREPREPREPREPREPKEAPKSRAAEANSWRSAGAPRGPPSGPRGGRGGPRGGGRFEGGRPPRSNGPAPEKQSSPASATAEAADSDAPVEDDGWTTVPNKGRRNVGPRGAA